In the Drosophila willistoni isolate 14030-0811.24 chromosome 3R, UCI_dwil_1.1, whole genome shotgun sequence genome, TTAGCTAGTTGTATGTTTGTTCAAGGGTGCTATATTATCGGCAAACTTGTGGTTACATCAGGGAATGATGACGAAACGATTTTCGGTTCATCGAATGTCTTTGAACTCTATTCGGCACGATGGAATATAGCACAATCAGTTGAAAGATGGTTCGCAATTAGTTTGTGAAATCGAAAACCCTGGACACTGAATATGATACTCAACTTCCTGCCACGAGTTCCTGGTGGGCATTCTAGCATTAATCGACCTCATATACAGACTTTGAGTCGGCTTTCGAATTTTGAAACCTAAAATAAGGACGATTAAATGCCTAACACCGTTTTTCCTGAGCCAACAGAATCGACATGAGAACCAAAAATGGTTTCGGAAGCATTCCCTAGCTTAGGTTAAATTAAAACTGAATCTAAATTGATATATGAATTAATAAGTTGATTCTGTAATAGCCGTCAAGCGTGAAATGCTTACACATTATACAAAGTGCTTTCTAATGAAGTTAAGTTTctgcaaatattttattgcaaCGAGATGTATATTCGCATATACACGGTGGCGGATTTTTGAGAGAACGTGTACGTTTGGAGCATAAGAAAGTGACCATCAAAAGACGTATATTACTGAGAATCTACGTAGATCGAAGTAACAAAACACGAAATAAATGCATCCGCCACTGCTCATATATAAGgattatttcatttaattttctgtatatatgtacgcTACTATCCCAATTGTAATAGAACAAATTAACCTCAATAAAGTGTAATAATAATTCTAACTTAATTGATTTGTCTAAGGGAAAAATAACGAAATAAGTCAGGCAAGTTATAAGCATGTGAATCGCAGTGGACAACCAATCCTCGGCAATAATTATAGcatttattaaaaacaaaggCCGAGTAGCTCGACTAGGAATCGATGAATTCAACTTCCGGTTGACAAAACAAGCATAGCGCATGAGACTGTGTCATTTCCTGGAGTATCCTCTGCAATATACGGTTTTGGTTCAAATGGAAATTAAATACTTGTGTAACAGAAGCTTGCCTTCATTTTGCTGATTTCTGTGCGTAGCATTATGATTTTAGTCTCTCCATGCTCTATAATATGTCTTAAAGTATATACTTGCTCCTGAAGATTGGAAAGTATGTCAGGATCATCGCAGCTATTTCCATTTAATGGTGACTTTTCCGTCGCAACGGACAACTTTGAGCGCAAGCAAAGTGACGTTTTCCTAATCTGGGGaatgaaaaattttttaaattagtcGACAGTAAATTTATTTCGATAACTAAAACTCACCTGTTCCCTAACCATTGGATCTGTGTGAATTCGGGATGTCTTTCTGATCAGGTCACTTGAATCTCTAAAGTTGGTTGGCCCTAGAATGCCACTCTGTGCAAAAAACTGTTGAGCTCTCTCAATCTTGTTATGTCCCTGGGATGACGATAGTTCGAAAtctgttttaaaagttttcttttgcatATCGGATTGCGGCGAGAGTCGGTATATCAGTTCGCCATCCCAATCCTGGCTTGGCATTGCCTCGGGTCTTATAACAGACAGCTTTGTAAATACAAAATCAGTATCAGGATGCGAAAAGGAATTGTGTTCTCGTCGCGGTCGTGATCTAAACTGCAATTGATGCTTTGGGGACCGATTCGTGTTTGTGGACGTCCTTGTCAAAGCCATTGTTTCCGCATCACCAACGCTTACCCTTAATCTATTCCAATCGTAGCTGATTGTGTCCGAGGATTGATTTTGTTCAgagttgcaattgcaattggcATACAGACTGCCGCAGGAGTTTGTACGCAGATCTTCAGACCTTTCAGAGATGCGACTATCACAGGGCTCCGAAGACATTATCTGGGTATCTGTAACACTATTTCGGAGACTTAGTTACTCCTTTCATAACATTTATCAAAAATCACTTacgtttattattattattccaaGCAGTCTTTAATGAGTTTATTAGACTTATAAAGTCAATGTGCTGATGCGATCGTTTGTATGGAAACTCTATGATTTACTCGTCCGATCTTGATTAAGTTTGGGTTAGATATTAATATCTTCATAAGACTagcaaatttgaaattttatgacaactgttaaataaaatatcaaaactaTTGGTAAAAGTCTATATAATGATGAGCTATAGGACATAGTGGTCCAGACAGACAGACTGGCAGAGAGACGAACGGACAACGTGTGCAGAATAAGATTTGATGTGGCCTGACACTTCTGTCTTTTGGCTCCTCCAACGTCTTTATCTATTTGTGATTGACCACGAGAAATGTGTTCCACTTCTCATTCGTTGGAACCTACGAAAATTGTTGATTTGAAGCCGCTCATGGCGATTAATTTTGCGAAATGACAAAGGACGTTGGAATCAGCATAGTCTGAATATCTGAGGAAATAACTCCCAGCAACACAAGTAATAAAGACTACAATCTAGGGTTTTGACtgttacttacttacttcttGATTTAGTAAAAGTTGCACAGCTGAAATagataaaaaaacaaagtagattcaaatgttttatataattatagtttattaaatataatgttCTTATACCAACTAGTTAAAAACTGGAAAAGTTGGCAAGCAATTAAGGAAGAAGTTCAGACGGTCTCATGACAATCACATAAAttcattataaaatttataaagtttggaaaaaaataaatccgGAGACTACACTGGTATTCTGGCCACTGTCTCCGGAATAGATAAAATATTGCGTATAGTGTaaacacaaataaataaataaacagaaGGTAAAGCCAACATCTTTATGCAGAACTCTGTATACTCTAACAAGTTATTTATTTGACTGTGTAggtgaaaaaaatttacaGAAATTTAGATTCCTAAGGAATCTTGCAAGAATTTTCCAATTAACGCGAACTGAAAATGTGACCTTttgagaaaattgtttttaataaatttgtatattcATAAAgatatgaaaaataaatcataatGTTACTAGGGTATAGGGAAATACAAATATAGACGCATAACTACTGGTTGCTAAGTCTACTACGCCATTCTCAACTACATACTTGTGACTAAATTTAGTATACCTTTGTCGCAAGggtattattaaatatatatttatatatataaatatatgtatgtatatatttgtaccCATATTGAAGATAGCATGGAGATAAAATGAATTGTTGCCCTTGCATTAATTGAGTACATGTATTTATTTGAGCCAGAGACTCTCGAAAAGGGATCgacaaataaaataacaaatcGCTACGTAAGTTTGTTCgcgtttatttatttttcattgaAAGGGTATGACATGGAAAGGTCTTCCATTTACCTTTACCACGTACGATAAAGCGTGGGCgcaatttaacaaattttcaaattaattagCAATACTTATCTAATAGtcatgtctgtctgtctatatTTACAGACATGTGTATATTTGTATGACCAAAAGCTCGACAAAATTAGCAGCATTTTGTTTATGGAGGTTAAAACTGAAGTTTAGAATTAAATCTTTTTAAAACCTAAACTCAAGCTAGAAATATTTAATTCCAAATCGATCGAGAAtgcgcatatgtacatacatatatttaacaaattacCGATAGAGTCACAAATTACAGGCAACAGACgaacaaaattaataatcaCTTGTAGTTAACAACATAAGCACCGTTATTCTTATAAACATTTAGCTCACTGACCAAAACAAACGTTTTCTTCTTATTGGTCCAATTGCTCAACCTGTAGAACCCGAGTATGGGATATTTTTGTGAGTAAATCGCACCAACATGTTCGAGTTGTCATTGGTTTGACTCAGACCTTAGCACTGCACAAATTTAGGTAGGGTATCGCGGAGGAGTTTTGAGTTCTAAAGCCTTTTAGCAcctattatttttattcattgTGCACGCCAAACGGAAAGGTATTTGGAAAAAAGTAAGTGAATAACTTGTtacattttgttaattttgtatttatttttatttgccatctATCCTAAATGGACATTAATCAAATGTCAGAGGTAATCATGAAATGGGGGGCCACTTTATTGCATTTAAGACCTATGAACAACATTTggataaatttgtaaattataaGGAATTTGATTATATCGAGTAGTAAAatagtaaaataaaattaggAGCAGCAATAATCTagtattattttgtttttgattttagttGACTATTTCTcttatttgtataaattttcaatttaagttTCATCTCTAACTTGTTGGTCGCTTCGTTTCTTTTGTTTCcgttttcttttgatttgtcGGTCAGCCAGTCTTCTTTGTTCTCTTCTTCGCCAAAAAATTCATTCCAATTGAGATGGGAGTAAATTCGAAatcaattttttgaaattgatgAGAATTTTAAAAAGGAGAAAGCACAATCAAAACCAATCTACGATGGCAAACCTAAAATTTAATGTAGAGAGCACCAAAATTTCTACCTTAAGAAGATTTCATGCGACAACAATTACCGAAGGACTTTCACAGTTCCAGGACTACTGCGATTCGTTTAAAGATAAGGCCCAGCAAAGAATTCTTGGGAACTTGAATTCCCTGGAAGACTTTGCAAACCTGCATTTCTTCGTAAGCATCGAAGAACTGTTTTTTCCCCCAATGGTAGGTTtaaggaaataaaaatttttacaaaaatacataaacagtttttaaaattacagaGTCGAATAAATTCCGGAAAGGATACCGAGCGCTTGCTCGGCACCTCAAAAAAAATAGCAAGGACCGGGGATATTGTCAAAATGCTAACCATAATGGCTGTGGCGCTCGATAGCTCCAAGAGGATCAATTTATACTCCAACCTCCTATCAACGAAGGACGAGTTCAATAATACAAGTAAAAagtaaattacttaaatttgtttCCAATACACACATATCCACTAATTTGGTTTGCTTTGTGATTAATGGCAATCCAATTAATGTGAGAGTGCGAAAACATTTCCTAGATCGTAAGGGAAAAGACCCATTTGTTTGGGATTACAATCATTTCCATGATGTAAGGCTCAAGCATGACGGGCACATAGATGACACATTGTGTCACATATATTTTAGGCCGCTGGACATCGAAAACCTCGCACCAATAGATGTTTGCGGTTTCGGTGTTCCAGCGGACCTAAAGCAGTATTATCGACAGGAGAATGAGTCATTAACAACTGTTGTCCAAAGGATCCATACTGCAAATAGGAAGTTTGGATCCTTGGGCAacatttcaaataataaattagAAGGGTTTGGGAAATTAGTTTTAAGTGCTTTTAGGGAATATTTTAGtttagaaaaaattataaatgtaAGTGATTATAATTTAGTATTAGATGGGGTGTTAGaattagtatatatattaGCATTTAAGAGCAATTGCCATTgtatgaaaaaataaacagaatgaaaattgaacatttgtgaaattttgaaatgaaacgAGCGAACGAGCAAAATAGTTTAATTTCAAACTTGCGGCGTATACTTGACTTCTGGGATTTGGACTtgcaatattttcaaattggcaAATTGGTGAAAGGTATGTAcaaaaaagtttatatatttatttatttatattttttatatattctagatctttattaacaaaaacacaaacacaaaaaaaggatGACTTCAAAAAAGGATGATACTCTCCAACTTTTCCGTGAGGCCAGCAAATCTGTAAATATCTGAAAAGTTTGTTTAACTTATcactttttttctatatttcaaACGGACAAATTGCTGATAATGAGGtgattaaataatatatttaattatgatttcatatttgttgttgtcatatTTCTTGTGGGCGCCACCCATTTTCCAAAAGGACATCCGCAGCAGTTATGCTTCGCGTCTATCAGAAATACTATATTACTTCTTCATCCCGGCATGACTTTCGGGTAAAAGATTCCTGGATTTAAATTTCCGGATATGATCCAGATCGATtgattatttaataaaaaattgcaaatagTAATGTAGTCATAAATGTAATTTATAACcataacatacatatatataatacagtaaatagaatatataaatatcataTATCATATAACATCTGTATTTGGATGAATGTTCACTGGGTTTAACGTCGTTCAACGCCAACGTGAAGTTAATATCGCTTGGATCAGCCGGTCACACTGCAAACAATATTTGATTTATCGAATCTGGTCACACACTTATGTTGTATATTTCTTCACTTTTGAGTtattaaaaaagaagaaattgctgaaaataaaaaacggagttttttttaattgaaattatgGCCCGAGCCTAAACGCGGACGCGGCGGCGCTCAACATGTGAGATAAAGCCTGGCGTTgaataaacattgaagaaaaagcaaatttgTTCTAATGGCGAGTGGCAGTACGAAGGTGCTCCATAAATGCTGGCATATAGTTAAGAATATTTATAATGTGAATGCGGCGTATACGACATTTATGTGCAAGCGGAGTGCATTTTAAGGACTCGAACCAAGAGCAGGAGGAGAATATGTGattgaaaagaaaagtaaaagaaatggTGTACATAAGAAACCCTGTTCTGTTCTTGAGTGTGTGTCAATCtctgtgcgtgtgtatgtgcaagtgtgtgtgtattttcaTGTCTGTGACGAAAAATTACCATTGGCTGTGTGAAAATTAAAACTAGGCCTATCAAAATAGTTAATTCACGGATTACTATTTATGTAGTTATCCCCGATCCCCAATTCCTGTAAATTATTCATAAAGATTCAGCTAGGTTTGTCGTTCGTCAGTGATGGTTTTGTCGCTGTCACTGTGTATGTATACAGGAATCGTC is a window encoding:
- the LOC6651302 gene encoding uncharacterized protein LOC6651302, which translates into the protein MSSEPCDSRISERSEDLRTNSCGSLYANCNCNSEQNQSSDTISYDWNRLRVSVGDAETMALTRTSTNTNRSPKHQLQFRSRPRREHNSFSHPDTDFVFTKLSVIRPEAMPSQDWDGELIYRLSPQSDMQKKTFKTDFELSSSQGHNKIERAQQFFAQSGILGPTNFRDSSDLIRKTSRIHTDPMVREQIRKTSLCLRSKLSVATEKSPLNGNSCDDPDILSNLQEQVYTLRHIIEHGETKIIMLRTEISKMKRILQEMTQSHALCLFCQPEVEFIDS
- the LOC111519487 gene encoding uncharacterized protein LOC111519487, translating into MRILKRRKHNQNQSTMANLKFNVESTKISTLRRFHATTITEGLSQFQDYCDSFKDKAQQRILGNLNSLEDFANLHFFVSIEELFFPPMSRINSGKDTERLLGTSKKIARTGDIVKMLTIMAVALDSSKRINLYSNLLSTKDEFNNTSKK